Part of the Candidatus Chlorohelix allophototropha genome, CTACGGCAGCCGCATAACCGAAATATTTGAGATAGTCCGGTCAAATCCGGCGCAGGCACAAGCCTTACATAGCGCTTATCCCGATGTACGAGCGCAAGTTAAACACGCCATAGAACGTGAGCAATGCTTAACCTTATGCGATTTTATGATGCGACGCTGTGGGCTATATTTTTCGAAAGATCAAGGGCAGCAAGCAATCGAAGCAGCCAGTCGCGATATGGCGTTATTACTGGGTTGGGATGAGGCGCGCCGCCAATCGGAAATTAAGGCTTATCTTACCGAGGTGGGTTGGACACAAGAATGGAAAGAAAAACCCGCGCCTCGCGCTGAATCTTTGGCAGGAATCCGATAATTCGAATAAAGGTAGCTACAACTACTTACGAATCAAGCCGAGTGCAATATGCTGATAATGAACCGAAACGGTTGTTAAGAAGGGAGAAAAGAAAAATGTGGCGTTTGCATATATTATTGCTGCTCTGTATGTCGGCGCTGCTTCGTTCTTTACGCTTGCATATCGGCTTAATCAACGAGAAAGGCACACCTGATTCCGATACCGCTTACAATGTGGATGAGCTTGAATATTCCCACGCTGTTTATGCCAGAATGGAATCGGGTAGAGAAGTTGATTATTACAGCTTCGAGGCAGAAGCGGGTTTTGTACCGCGCCTTATGCTTTTTGTAACTACCTCAGCTTATAACAAACGCGGTTTTCGAGTCAGTATGACCCTTACCGGACCCGGTATCCCACCCGAAGGTCTTATCCCGCCCGCTTTTGCGCAGCCGTTTAATATTATGGGTGCCGATTACATGTTATTGCAAAGTCATTATGCGCCTGTACCACAGAGCGGGCAGTATAAAGTGCGGGTTGACCGTATTACCGGAGAGGGAGTATATGCCTTCTGCGTGGGTTCAGGCGAGGGCAAGGTATCCGAACCAGAAATGTTGCAGCGTATTATGGAATTACTGGTATCGGATAATTAATCTGGCGCAAGCGTCTCTTGGTTTATGGAAAGAAACGAAGTGTCGAGTGAATTGATATTTCGTTTCGGTACGTGCTAGCTATATAAAGGCATGTTTTGAGAAAGGCTCTTCTTGCCGATAATGGAGTCCTGCACCCGCCGGTGCAGGTTAATCCATTATCAAAAGCAGGGAGAGTTTTTCATTTCCCGGTTATTCTACCAGCACCGAACAGGTAAACTGGATAGCCGGGCTATCTTCAAATGGCTCCCACGAAAAAGCGGTATCATCCGCAAGAATCGACTCGAAGAAATTGCCGCTGATAGTTGCTTTCACTTTGCCTTTGATTTTACCATTTTCAATCACCAGCGAACGAGGCGCAGAAAGAGAGAAACGACCATTGGTAGTATCCTGAGTATGCATACCCAATACCCCGTACACCAACAAACCATACTCCATCTCTCTTATCATCTGCTCAAAGGCTTTCTTCTCATCATCCACCAGCACATACAAACCACCGCCGGGAGTTGGCGGAAACCCGGTGATGCCGGCGTATTTTAGATCAAGAGAAGGAGCTATCAGCTTGCCGTTCTGAATCAAATAAGATTGTCCACCCGGTATGCCCTCGCCGGTAGCGCGACTGGCGGTAGGTTCAAAGGGGCGCAACCCATCAATAAACAGAGAAATATCCTCACGCAAGACCTGCTTTTGTTCCTTGAAATCTTCCAGTTTATAGGCAGATTGTCGGTTAGACACTGCACTGCCCGATAGGTTGCCTGCAATATAGCTTCCCATAAAGGAGCCGCCCACACCGGGAGAAAGGATAATCCGACAACCGTCAGGATTTGGCTTGAACTCGGCTTCGCGCTTCAAATGTTTGGTATTAACCTTCACATCTTCGATTATCCGCTCAAGCTCACCAGCGGGCGGGATTTTGCGCTTGCCATAGCCATTACCGTAAAGGCTATCGGCATAGAATGAGTAACTATACATCGTGCTAGGATAAGTCAGGTCGATACCTTTAGAATTGCGCAGATAACGCATGCTCAGGCTGGCGCTTGCTCCCGCATCGAGGAATTCCACCTCACTGCTGCGCAACTCGGTTTCTCCCTGCTTCAGGGTGCGAAATAGCTCGGCAATATCACCATCGACAATATCCATAATAGCAGGGTCAAACATTACTATATCGGGAGTAGGCTGCGGTTCAAGAATATCAGGCGCTCTTTCATCGCTATATGCGCCGGCACGCCACTCCGCCAACCGCTCTTCAAACTCTGGAATAGTATGGCGGTCTATAGAAGCAAGGGAGCGCATCTCATCTTCCCAAATGAGATATAGACCACCGCCCAAACTGTCACGGGCGGTAGCAGGTCCATACACCCCACCCAGTTTATTATCTACTATGCTCAGTGTAACACTGCGACCTTCGCTGGCATCAAAACGCCAACCCTTAACTTTGGGAACATTAGCAGATGCACCCAATTCGGCTTTGCGCAACAATTCCACCATTTGGTCGGCAAAATCGCTGTAGGGTATATTGGCGGGTAAATCTTCAGGCAGCATACACTAGTCTCCCCCTATGGTTACATTCTCGTTGCGGTCGATTACAATAAAGCTGTTAGCGCCTCCACTGCTAGGAACAGATTGTCCTGCTTTGCCACAATGCCCTTGCGCGTCCAGCAAGATTGGGCCGATTCCGGCAAGAATTGAGTGGAGTGCAGATAGCACTTTCCCGCTGAAAATTGCGGGCTGGTAGAGCTTAGGGTTGCCATTTTCCAACTCGTGGAGCGCATAGATACTGGCGCAGTTAAATACAAAATCGCCATCTTTGGGGTTTACCTGTCCGCCTTTATAGCCGGAGAGGTACAATACCTGCTCATCCGCCTGCATCAAACCGTTAGAAAGCAGCACTTCACGCAGTTCAAGGGGAGTAACCAGTTCAAATCGGGTATCTAAGGGAATGGGATTAGCCACGCTGATACGGATATTGGTCATACGCGGCACCGGCAAATTGCGGTAGCTCTCGATGCGTTCTGCCCCGGTAATCGGTACGCCCGCTTTAGCAGCTGAAAACAAATCCGCCAACCCAGCCCGTAAAATCCCATCCTTCAAGATTTCAACGGTTTGGCGTGGCATACCGTTTGCGCTAATTGGTTGGTAAGCATAATCACCTAGCACCGAACCATCGGTTATAGTCACGCTGGGAGCTGCCAATTGTTCGCCCAGCCGCATCTT contains:
- a CDS encoding metallopeptidase TldD-related protein, with amino-acid sequence MLPEDLPANIPYSDFADQMVELLRKAELGASANVPKVKGWRFDASEGRSVTLSIVDNKLGGVYGPATARDSLGGGLYLIWEDEMRSLASIDRHTIPEFEERLAEWRAGAYSDERAPDILEPQPTPDIVMFDPAIMDIVDGDIAELFRTLKQGETELRSSEVEFLDAGASASLSMRYLRNSKGIDLTYPSTMYSYSFYADSLYGNGYGKRKIPPAGELERIIEDVKVNTKHLKREAEFKPNPDGCRIILSPGVGGSFMGSYIAGNLSGSAVSNRQSAYKLEDFKEQKQVLREDISLFIDGLRPFEPTASRATGEGIPGGQSYLIQNGKLIAPSLDLKYAGITGFPPTPGGGLYVLVDDEKKAFEQMIREMEYGLLVYGVLGMHTQDTTNGRFSLSAPRSLVIENGKIKGKVKATISGNFFESILADDTAFSWEPFEDSPAIQFTCSVLVE